The Cohnella abietis genome has a segment encoding these proteins:
- a CDS encoding ketoacyl-ACP synthase III, whose amino-acid sequence MMTIAHPTENSAFASSARITAIGSYVPEQVITNAEIEQLVDTDNEWIIRRTGIIERHKAASDQFTSHLAIAAVKDLFDRFPATSAEDVDAILVATTTPDMPFPSVASQVQQAIGALNCLAADVSAACAGFVTALQMANGLIMTGVYRKIIVIGAETLTKITDYTDRSTCILFGDGAGAVLVEAAASGAFLSSVATTDGSGGMQVYCNDDHKIVQNGREVYKWALSTVPDGVRKLVQSAGLQLGDLDWFVPHSANLRMIEAICERLDIAPEKALESVVRNGNTSAATIPLALDAAYKANKLQPEQLVALYGFGSGLTQSGLLLRWTLSSN is encoded by the coding sequence ATGATGACAATAGCTCACCCAACCGAAAATTCAGCATTTGCTTCTTCAGCTCGTATAACTGCCATTGGTAGTTATGTACCCGAACAAGTTATTACTAACGCTGAAATAGAACAATTGGTCGATACCGACAACGAATGGATCATCAGAAGAACGGGCATAATCGAACGACATAAAGCTGCAAGCGACCAATTTACAAGCCACCTAGCAATAGCTGCAGTAAAGGATCTATTTGACAGATTTCCTGCCACTTCAGCTGAAGACGTAGATGCTATCCTCGTTGCAACTACGACTCCGGATATGCCGTTTCCTTCTGTTGCCTCCCAAGTCCAGCAGGCCATCGGAGCATTAAACTGTCTTGCTGCAGATGTCAGTGCTGCATGCGCTGGTTTTGTAACTGCGCTCCAAATGGCTAATGGACTAATTATGACAGGCGTCTATCGCAAAATTATTGTCATAGGTGCGGAGACCCTTACGAAAATAACCGATTACACGGATCGCTCAACCTGCATCCTCTTCGGAGACGGTGCTGGTGCCGTGCTCGTAGAAGCCGCTGCATCGGGAGCATTCTTATCCTCTGTCGCAACAACCGATGGCTCAGGAGGCATGCAAGTATACTGCAACGATGACCATAAGATTGTTCAGAACGGCCGAGAAGTATACAAATGGGCTCTTTCTACCGTGCCGGATGGCGTTCGTAAATTAGTACAGAGCGCAGGCTTGCAGCTTGGGGACTTAGATTGGTTCGTGCCCCACAGCGCTAACCTGAGGATGATTGAAGCCATTTGCGAGAGGTTAGACATTGCACCCGAGAAAGCATTGGAAAGCGTTGTACGCAACGGCAATACTTCGGCTGCAACCATTCCTCTTGCTCTAGATGCAGCCTATAAGGCGAACAAGCTTCAGCCCGAACAGCTTGTAGCCCTCTATGGCTTTGGCTCTGGCTTAACCCAATCTGGTTTATTGCTTCGTTGGACTTTGTCCTCTAATTAA